From a region of the Vicinamibacteria bacterium genome:
- a CDS encoding kelch repeat-containing protein has protein sequence LFGGWNGKQLVGDTWEWDGRTWHLASSEGPDARAPFAMAYHDGLGIVVLMGGQDLERTFADTWTWDGSTWTQLAIDGPGPRGFHTMTYDADRERVLLYGGREDDRLFRDLWSWDGSRWEMISNDGPVRRGIYASAYDRFRGTLIIHGSGDLVDESWALEPSTWTWAESSGWRESDGARR, from the coding sequence CTGTTTGGAGGATGGAACGGCAAGCAACTGGTTGGCGACACCTGGGAATGGGATGGGCGGACCTGGCATCTCGCAAGCTCCGAAGGCCCCGATGCGCGGGCGCCGTTCGCGATGGCCTACCACGACGGGCTCGGAATCGTCGTCCTGATGGGCGGCCAGGACCTCGAACGAACGTTCGCGGACACCTGGACCTGGGACGGGTCGACCTGGACGCAGCTGGCAATCGACGGCCCGGGGCCGCGCGGGTTTCACACCATGACCTATGACGCCGATCGGGAAAGGGTTCTTCTCTACGGTGGACGGGAAGACGATCGACTCTTTCGGGATCTGTGGAGCTGGGACGGAAGCCGGTGGGAGATGATCTCGAACGACGGGCCGGTACGCCGCGGTATCTACGCCTCCGCTTACGATCGGTTTCGCGGGACGCTCATCATCCATGGCAGCGGAGACCTCGTCGACGAGAGCTGGGCGCTCGAGCCATCGACTTGGACCTGGGCCGAATCCTCGGGCTGGAGGGAAAGCGACGGAGCTCGAAGATAG